A region from the Variovorax sp. RKNM96 genome encodes:
- a CDS encoding DUF3488 and transglutaminase-like domain-containing protein, giving the protein MNKLIQKLSALPRDARDTLFLLTVIALIVLPQVENLPWWCTALTALVLLWRGSLAIEARPLPSRWWRIALLALALAGTYATHRTLLGRDAGVTLIVILLALKTLELRARRDAFVVFFLGFFAMLTNFFYSQSLLTAFTMLLALLGLLTALVNAHMPVGKPSLMQAARTAGWMALAGAPIMLALFLLFPRFAPLWGTPSDAMAGRMGLSNTMRVGVIAELALDDSIAARIKFDDNRTPPQSQLYFRGPVLGQFDGREWTALPARARGGQGLANLRVTGEPVRYEVTLEPSNRPWLLTLDAAQKAPEAPGLEVMGTPDLQWLSNRPVTDLLRYRAESYPRFQSGPVRRAGGQLQAYLALPPGTNPRTAALAAEMRNEPALAGAATPTLVQAALQRLRTGGYTYTLEPGVYGNDTADEFWFDRKEGFCEHIASAFVVLMRNLGIPSRIVTGYQGGELNSIDNYWIVRQRDAHAWAEVWQEGAGWVRVDPTASVAPGRIGQLQRLMPQPGLFAGAIGAMSPTLVQNLRAAWEAVNNGWNQWVLSYTQSRQLNLLKNLGFDAPSLEDLAYVLLYLVIAASLAGAGWTLWERSRHDPWLRLLGQARARLLKAGLAVPETAPPRQMAAQADARFGAAAQPVHDWLLKLEAQRYAEAAPETLAALRAEFRRLAWPVANPRG; this is encoded by the coding sequence ATGAACAAGCTCATCCAAAAGCTCTCCGCTCTCCCAAGAGACGCCCGGGACACCCTCTTCCTGCTGACAGTCATCGCCCTGATAGTGCTGCCGCAAGTAGAAAACCTCCCCTGGTGGTGCACAGCCCTGACGGCGCTGGTGCTGCTGTGGCGCGGCTCACTGGCCATAGAAGCCCGCCCCCTCCCCAGCCGCTGGTGGCGCATCGCCCTGCTCGCACTGGCGTTGGCAGGCACCTACGCCACTCATCGCACCCTCCTCGGCCGCGACGCAGGCGTCACGCTCATCGTCATCCTGCTGGCCCTCAAGACCCTCGAGTTGCGTGCCCGAAGAGACGCCTTCGTCGTCTTCTTCCTGGGCTTCTTCGCGATGCTCACGAACTTCTTCTATTCGCAGTCGCTGCTGACGGCCTTCACGATGCTGCTCGCGCTGCTGGGCCTGCTCACGGCGCTGGTCAACGCGCACATGCCCGTGGGCAAGCCTTCGCTGATGCAGGCCGCCCGCACGGCCGGATGGATGGCACTGGCCGGCGCGCCGATCATGCTCGCGCTGTTCCTCCTCTTCCCGCGCTTCGCGCCGCTGTGGGGCACGCCGAGCGATGCGATGGCCGGGCGCATGGGCCTGTCGAACACGATGCGCGTCGGCGTCATCGCCGAGCTGGCACTGGACGACAGCATTGCCGCCCGCATCAAGTTCGACGACAACCGCACGCCGCCGCAGAGCCAGCTCTACTTCCGCGGCCCGGTGCTCGGCCAGTTCGACGGCCGCGAGTGGACGGCGCTGCCGGCACGGGCACGCGGCGGGCAAGGACTCGCGAACCTCCGTGTGACGGGCGAGCCCGTGCGCTACGAGGTCACGCTCGAGCCCAGCAACCGCCCCTGGCTGCTGACGCTCGACGCGGCTCAGAAGGCGCCCGAAGCCCCCGGCCTCGAAGTCATGGGCACGCCCGACCTGCAGTGGCTCTCGAACCGCCCCGTCACCGACCTGCTGCGCTATCGCGCGGAGAGCTACCCGCGATTCCAGAGCGGTCCGGTGCGCCGCGCCGGCGGGCAGTTGCAGGCCTACCTGGCTCTGCCACCCGGCACGAACCCGCGCACCGCCGCGCTCGCCGCGGAGATGCGCAACGAACCGGCCCTGGCCGGCGCCGCCACGCCCACCCTCGTCCAGGCCGCGCTGCAGCGGCTTCGCACCGGCGGCTACACCTACACGCTGGAGCCCGGCGTCTACGGCAACGACACGGCCGACGAATTCTGGTTCGACCGCAAGGAAGGCTTCTGCGAGCACATCGCCTCGGCCTTCGTGGTGCTGATGCGCAACCTGGGCATTCCCTCGCGCATCGTGACGGGCTACCAGGGCGGCGAACTCAACAGCATCGACAACTACTGGATCGTGCGCCAGCGCGACGCGCACGCCTGGGCCGAAGTCTGGCAAGAAGGCGCAGGCTGGGTGCGCGTGGACCCGACGGCCTCGGTCGCTCCCGGCCGCATCGGCCAGTTGCAGCGGCTCATGCCACAGCCGGGCCTCTTCGCGGGCGCCATCGGTGCGATGAGCCCGACGCTGGTGCAGAACCTGCGCGCCGCTTGGGAGGCGGTGAACAACGGCTGGAACCAGTGGGTGCTCAGCTACACCCAGAGCCGCCAGCTCAACCTGCTGAAGAACCTCGGCTTCGACGCGCCGAGCCTCGAAGACCTCGCCTACGTGCTGCTCTACCTGGTCATCGCCGCGAGCCTCGCCGGCGCAGGCTGGACGCTGTGGGAACGCAGCCGGCACGACCCCTGGCTGCGCCTCCTCGGCCAGGCCCGCGCGCGCCTGTTGAAAGCCGGCCTCGCGGTGCCCGAGACCGCCCCGCCGCGCCAGATGGCGGCACAGGCCGACGCGCGCTTCGGCGCCGCCGCCCAACCGGTTCACGACTGGCTGCTCAAGCTCGAGGCCCAGCGCTATG
- a CDS encoding DUF58 domain-containing protein — translation MNPVGALRARIDGWFLSRRPPSDTLELTQRNVYIVPTRAGWTLAATLLVLLVASINYQLNLGYLLTFLLAGSVAVGMHVCHATLRGLAMRMMPPEAHYAGAAAVFRVVLHNERRSVRYGIGMAVRGSGQWAWTDVPAEGTSTVEIAFLPERRGLHPVPPLTAETRFPLGTFRVWTVWRPAAQMLVYPAPEAHPPPLPPGEPLSGPAAISAAQRAHGAGEYDGVRAYRRGDPLKLVVWKKAARAQAAGSEDLVSRDTQHTQREELWLDAQAAGLADTEARLSRLCAWVLMADRLGVDYGVRVAGRVMKPSQGEAHRRACLEALALC, via the coding sequence GTGAATCCTGTCGGCGCCCTGCGCGCGCGCATCGACGGCTGGTTCCTGTCCCGGCGACCGCCGTCGGACACGCTGGAGCTCACGCAACGCAACGTCTACATCGTGCCCACGCGCGCCGGCTGGACGCTGGCGGCCACGCTGCTGGTGCTTCTGGTCGCGTCGATCAATTACCAGCTCAACCTCGGCTACCTGCTGACCTTTCTGCTGGCCGGCAGCGTCGCGGTGGGCATGCATGTGTGCCATGCCACGCTGCGGGGCCTCGCGATGCGCATGATGCCGCCCGAGGCGCACTACGCCGGGGCCGCGGCCGTCTTCCGGGTGGTGCTGCACAACGAGCGGCGCAGCGTGCGCTACGGCATCGGGATGGCGGTGCGCGGCAGCGGGCAATGGGCCTGGACCGATGTGCCGGCCGAGGGCACGTCGACGGTCGAGATCGCTTTTCTGCCCGAGCGGCGGGGGCTGCATCCGGTGCCGCCGCTGACCGCGGAGACGCGCTTTCCGCTCGGGACGTTCCGTGTGTGGACGGTCTGGCGCCCTGCGGCGCAGATGCTGGTGTATCCGGCGCCCGAGGCGCATCCGCCGCCGTTGCCGCCCGGCGAGCCGCTGTCGGGGCCGGCGGCCATCTCGGCTGCGCAGCGGGCGCATGGCGCCGGTGAGTACGACGGTGTGCGTGCGTACCGGCGTGGGGATCCGCTCAAGCTGGTGGTCTGGAAGAAGGCTGCGCGTGCGCAGGCGGCTGGGTCGGAAGACCTCGTCAGCCGCGACACGCAGCACACGCAGCGCGAGGAGCTGTGGCTCGATGCGCAGGCGGCCGGGCTTGCCGACACCGAGGCCCGGCTGTCTCGGCTCTGTGCCTGGGTGTTGATGGCGGACCGGCTGGGAGTGGATTACGGCGTCCGTGTTGCGGGCCGGGTGATGAAGCCCTCGCAGGGGGAGGCTCATCGGCGGGCCTGCCTGGAGGCGTTGGCTTTATGTTGA
- a CDS encoding MoxR family ATPase yields the protein MDVAAKLATLLSQLNTVIVGKEAQVRDCVACLLAGGHLLIEDVPGVGKTTLAHALSHTFGLQFSRVQFTADLMPGDLSGVAIYDRGQQAFVFHPGPIFAQVLLADEINRASPKTQSALLEAMEEKQVTIEGETRPLPTPFFVIATQNPQDQLGTFALPESQLDRFLMRISLGYPDRAAERLLLSGVDRREMLASLPAMLTAGELTAIQQRVQQVHASEPLLNYVQDLIAATRSGRWFLQGLSPRAGIAVLRAAKAQALLANRNYVAPDDVQSVLPQTIAHRLTPVGDAGRGAVEQVRAMIAAVPLP from the coding sequence ATGGACGTTGCTGCGAAGCTTGCCACTTTGCTGAGTCAGCTTAACACGGTGATCGTCGGCAAAGAGGCGCAGGTGCGCGACTGCGTGGCCTGCCTGCTCGCCGGGGGACACCTGCTGATCGAGGATGTACCGGGGGTCGGCAAGACCACCCTCGCCCACGCGCTTTCTCACACATTCGGCTTGCAGTTTTCGCGGGTCCAGTTCACTGCGGACCTGATGCCTGGCGATCTTTCGGGGGTGGCGATCTACGACCGGGGCCAGCAGGCCTTCGTGTTCCATCCCGGGCCGATCTTTGCGCAGGTGCTGCTGGCCGACGAAATCAACCGCGCAAGCCCCAAGACCCAGAGCGCGCTCCTCGAGGCGATGGAAGAAAAGCAGGTCACCATCGAAGGCGAGACTCGCCCGCTGCCCACGCCTTTCTTCGTCATCGCCACGCAGAACCCGCAGGACCAGTTGGGCACCTTCGCACTGCCCGAGTCGCAGCTGGATCGCTTCCTGATGCGCATCTCGCTCGGCTACCCCGACCGCGCCGCCGAGCGCCTGCTGCTCTCGGGCGTCGACCGGCGCGAGATGCTCGCGAGTCTGCCTGCGATGCTGACCGCCGGCGAGCTCACCGCGATCCAGCAGCGCGTGCAGCAGGTGCATGCCTCCGAGCCGCTGCTCAACTATGTGCAGGACCTGATCGCCGCCACGCGCTCGGGCCGCTGGTTCCTGCAGGGCCTGTCGCCGCGTGCCGGCATCGCGGTGCTGCGCGCCGCCAAGGCGCAGGCGCTCCTGGCCAACCGCAATTACGTCGCGCCGGACGATGTGCAGTCCGTGCTGCCGCAGACGATCGCGCACCGGCTCACGCCCGTGGGCGATGCGGGCCGGGGCGCCGTCGAACAGGTGCGCGCGATGATCGCGGCGGTCCCGCTGCCGTGA
- a CDS encoding histone deacetylase family protein → MGKTGYFTHRDFWKHDMGRGHPECPERLDAIEDRLLLTGVSDALEHCDVPLATLEQLTRAHSVEHVELLEELHMRLVADEPAGGPDHAQLDPDTSLNRFTLLAARRGAGAAIAATDAVIAGDIENAFCSVRPPGHHACRERAMGFCFFNNVAIAARHALEVHGFDRVAIVDFDVHHGNGTENILSNDPRVLMVGFFQHPFYPYSGTEHPAPNMLNLPIPAYTRGMDVRELIEAAWMPRLEEFRPQMVFISAGFDAHREDDLGQLGLTENDFAWITSRIHDVAKRHARGRIVSMLEGGYNLDALARSVEAHIRVLADL, encoded by the coding sequence ATGGGCAAGACAGGCTACTTCACACACCGCGACTTCTGGAAGCACGACATGGGCCGGGGTCATCCCGAGTGCCCCGAGCGACTGGATGCTATCGAAGACCGGCTGCTCCTCACCGGTGTCAGCGACGCATTGGAGCACTGCGACGTGCCGCTGGCCACGCTGGAGCAACTCACCCGGGCCCACAGCGTGGAGCACGTCGAGCTTCTCGAAGAGCTCCATATGCGCCTGGTGGCCGACGAGCCGGCCGGCGGCCCCGACCACGCGCAGCTCGACCCCGACACCTCCCTGAACCGTTTCACGCTGCTGGCCGCACGTCGCGGCGCCGGCGCGGCCATCGCCGCGACCGATGCGGTGATCGCCGGCGACATAGAGAACGCCTTCTGCTCGGTGCGCCCGCCGGGCCACCACGCCTGCCGCGAGCGGGCGATGGGCTTCTGCTTCTTCAACAACGTCGCCATTGCGGCGCGGCATGCGCTGGAAGTGCATGGCTTCGACCGGGTGGCCATCGTCGACTTCGACGTGCACCACGGCAACGGCACCGAGAACATCCTCTCGAACGATCCGCGCGTGCTGATGGTCGGCTTCTTCCAGCACCCGTTCTACCCGTACAGCGGCACCGAGCATCCGGCGCCGAACATGCTGAACCTGCCGATTCCGGCCTACACCCGCGGCATGGACGTGCGCGAACTCATCGAAGCCGCCTGGATGCCGCGGCTCGAAGAGTTCCGCCCGCAGATGGTGTTCATCAGCGCCGGGTTCGACGCCCACCGCGAAGACGACCTGGGCCAGCTCGGCCTCACCGAGAACGACTTCGCCTGGATCACCAGCCGCATCCACGACGTCGCCAAACGCCATGCGCGCGGCCGCATCGTCTCGATGCTCGAGGGCGGCTACAACCTCGATGCGCTGGCGCGCAGCGTCGAAGCGCACATCCGCGTTCTCGCGGACCTGTAA
- a CDS encoding mechanosensitive ion channel domain-containing protein: protein MNFNDFTQRLKLVDATGIGIELSVLVACVALAWAICKWFGRDQPKDSIWFGESTFDGLLFPLLSLVFTDLARRVVIDFQTVLVLRIAVSVFLSLAVIRLFARVLRAVFPTSNLVRLIERTISWLAWIAAVLWIVGLLPPVLAELDNITLAFGKTRVSVQTIFQGVLSAGLVLVIALWIASTIEKRILREAVTDLSMRKVASNAVRAFLLLIGLLFALSAVGVDLTALSVLGGALGVGLGFGLQKLAANYVSGFVILLERSIRIGDNVKVDTFEGRITDIKTRYTLIRAGNGREAIVPNESLITSRVENLSLADRKFNITTNIVVGYESDVAQVQAILCTAAKSQARVMTDPEPVAYLVNFAPDGLEFSLHFWVADPDKGKDNLRSAINIAILEGLRGAGIDIPYPQRVVRVESLPAAAEPEKK from the coding sequence ATGAATTTCAACGACTTCACCCAACGCCTGAAACTGGTCGATGCGACCGGCATCGGCATCGAACTGAGCGTGCTGGTGGCCTGCGTGGCCCTGGCCTGGGCCATCTGCAAATGGTTCGGGCGCGACCAGCCCAAGGACTCCATCTGGTTCGGCGAAAGCACTTTCGACGGCCTGTTGTTCCCGCTGCTGTCGCTGGTGTTCACCGATCTCGCGCGGCGCGTGGTGATCGATTTCCAGACGGTGCTGGTGCTGCGCATCGCGGTGTCGGTGTTCCTGTCACTGGCGGTCATCCGTCTCTTCGCGCGGGTGCTCAGGGCGGTGTTTCCCACCTCCAACCTGGTGCGGCTGATCGAGCGCACGATCTCGTGGCTAGCCTGGATCGCGGCCGTGCTCTGGATCGTCGGGCTGCTGCCACCCGTGCTGGCCGAACTGGACAACATCACGCTGGCCTTCGGCAAGACGCGCGTGAGCGTGCAGACGATCTTCCAAGGCGTGCTGTCGGCCGGGCTGGTGCTGGTGATTGCGCTGTGGATCGCCTCGACCATCGAGAAGCGCATCCTGCGCGAGGCCGTTACCGACCTCTCGATGCGCAAGGTGGCGTCGAACGCGGTGCGTGCCTTCCTGCTGCTGATCGGCTTGCTGTTCGCGCTGTCGGCGGTGGGGGTGGACCTCACTGCGCTCTCGGTGTTGGGCGGCGCGCTTGGGGTGGGCCTGGGCTTCGGCCTGCAGAAGCTGGCGGCCAACTATGTGAGCGGCTTCGTGATCCTGCTGGAGCGCTCGATCCGCATCGGAGACAACGTGAAGGTCGACACCTTCGAAGGCCGCATCACCGACATCAAGACGCGCTACACGCTCATCCGCGCGGGCAACGGGCGCGAGGCCATCGTGCCGAACGAATCGCTGATCACCAGCCGGGTGGAAAACCTCTCGCTGGCCGACCGCAAGTTCAACATCACGACCAACATCGTGGTGGGCTACGAGAGCGACGTGGCGCAAGTGCAGGCCATCCTGTGCACGGCGGCGAAGTCGCAGGCGCGCGTGATGACCGACCCGGAGCCGGTGGCCTATCTCGTGAACTTCGCGCCCGACGGCCTGGAGTTCAGCCTGCACTTCTGGGTGGCCGATCCGGACAAGGGCAAGGACAACCTGCGCTCGGCCATCAACATCGCGATCCTCGAAGGACTGCGCGGCGCGGGCATCGACATTCCCTACCCGCAGCGGGTGGTGCGGGTGGAATCGCTGCCTGCCGCGGCAGAGCCCGAGAAAAAATGA
- a CDS encoding alpha/beta hydrolase, which yields MSVVANRSIDIDGVNVFYREAGDRSCPTLLLLHGFPSSSHMFRDLIPLLADRFHVVAPDLPGFGQSAMPPREAFTYTFDHLAEVIEGFTEKLELDRFSVYVFDYGAPVGFRLALRHPERVTAIISQNGNAYEEGLSDGWNPIRAYWNDASQANRDALRAFLSPETTKWQYTHGVSDESAISPDGYTLDTFYLARPGSAEIQLDLFGNYQSNVQLYPAFQKYLRTHRPRVLAVWGTNDPFFLPAGAEAFRKDVPDAQVVLFDTGHFALETHATQIAAVIRDFLA from the coding sequence ATGAGCGTTGTCGCCAACCGATCCATCGACATCGATGGTGTGAATGTGTTCTACCGGGAGGCTGGCGACCGCAGCTGTCCGACCTTGCTGTTGTTGCACGGGTTTCCCAGCTCGAGCCACATGTTTCGTGACCTGATCCCGTTGCTGGCGGATCGTTTTCACGTGGTGGCGCCCGACCTGCCGGGCTTTGGCCAATCCGCGATGCCGCCGCGTGAAGCGTTCACCTATACCTTCGACCATCTGGCCGAGGTGATCGAAGGATTCACCGAAAAGCTGGAGCTCGACCGGTTCTCGGTCTACGTGTTCGACTACGGCGCGCCCGTCGGTTTCCGGCTGGCATTGCGGCACCCTGAGCGGGTGACCGCGATCATTTCGCAGAACGGCAATGCGTACGAAGAGGGCCTGAGCGACGGGTGGAATCCCATCCGTGCGTACTGGAACGACGCCTCGCAGGCCAACCGCGATGCGCTGCGCGCGTTCCTGTCACCGGAGACGACGAAATGGCAGTACACGCACGGCGTGTCGGACGAGTCGGCGATCTCCCCGGACGGGTACACGCTCGACACCTTCTACCTGGCACGGCCGGGCTCGGCCGAGATCCAGCTGGACCTCTTCGGCAACTACCAGAGCAACGTGCAGCTCTATCCGGCTTTCCAGAAGTACCTGCGCACGCACCGTCCGCGCGTGCTGGCCGTGTGGGGGACGAACGATCCGTTCTTCCTTCCGGCCGGTGCCGAAGCGTTCAGGAAGGACGTGCCGGATGCGCAGGTCGTGCTCTTCGACACGGGGCACTTCGCGCTGGAAACGCATGCCACGCAGATCGCCGCGGTGATTCGTGATTTCCTGGCTTGA
- a CDS encoding SDR family oxidoreductase, protein MKSASHGRGNEMKNSVAIVSGASQGIGEATVVRLARDFGRLVLVARNEEKLHATAAKAKAAGAQSLVLPADLSIPATAEEVVARTVEAFGRIDAVVNIAGAVPQVDLLDMTDAQWDDGMSLKLHGARRLTVKAWEHLKASKGSVILTSGNSAQFPKASYAAVGTVNAAIVALAKAFADLGIRDGVTVNSVLPGPVMTGRRRSYLEHWAPAHDMTVEEAFAKFPKEAGIARYGEPEEIANLIAFLVSPAAKWMTGTAVRMDGGEVKSV, encoded by the coding sequence TTGAAGTCCGCATCGCATGGCCGGGGAAACGAGATGAAGAATTCAGTAGCCATCGTGTCTGGCGCCAGCCAGGGGATCGGCGAGGCAACAGTGGTTCGCCTGGCGCGTGACTTCGGCCGGCTGGTGCTGGTCGCCAGGAATGAAGAGAAGCTTCATGCCACCGCCGCAAAGGCGAAGGCGGCGGGTGCGCAGAGCCTCGTGCTTCCTGCGGACCTGAGCATCCCGGCGACCGCGGAAGAGGTCGTCGCGCGAACGGTCGAAGCGTTTGGCCGCATCGACGCCGTCGTGAACATCGCAGGCGCTGTGCCGCAGGTCGACCTGCTCGACATGACGGATGCGCAATGGGACGACGGCATGAGCCTGAAGCTGCACGGCGCGCGCCGCCTGACGGTCAAGGCTTGGGAGCACCTGAAGGCGAGCAAGGGCTCGGTGATCCTCACGTCGGGCAACTCGGCCCAGTTTCCGAAGGCGTCCTACGCGGCCGTCGGCACGGTGAATGCGGCGATCGTGGCCCTGGCGAAGGCATTTGCCGATCTCGGGATTCGCGACGGTGTGACCGTCAACAGTGTCCTTCCCGGACCGGTGATGACCGGGCGGCGGCGCTCGTACCTGGAGCACTGGGCGCCTGCACACGACATGACCGTCGAGGAAGCGTTTGCGAAGTTTCCGAAAGAGGCGGGCATCGCGCGGTACGGCGAGCCGGAAGAGATTGCGAACCTCATCGCGTTCCTTGTTTCTCCAGCGGCCAAGTGGATGACCGGCACGGCGGTGCGCATGGATGGCGGCGAAGTCAAGTCGGTCTAG
- a CDS encoding SDR family oxidoreductase, producing the protein MTKSVAIVTGASSGIGRATALRLASDFSSVVLAARSGERLDDVAAAVKSAGAQALVVEGDLGHAKSADTVIERTLEAFGRIDALVNVAGAVPGLDVFEMKDEQWDGAMALKFHGARRLTLRAWEALKAAGGSVVFISGNAAETPKAGAAAVGAINAAIEALAKAFADRGIADGVQVNSVSPGAIMTGRRMAMIEKAAAARNVSVDDAKKLFLAQAGIARFGEPEEIAELIAFVVSPPARWMTGTVLRMDGGEVKSI; encoded by the coding sequence ATGACGAAATCTGTCGCGATAGTTACGGGCGCGAGCTCAGGCATTGGCAGGGCCACGGCGCTGCGGCTGGCAAGCGATTTCTCCAGCGTCGTGCTTGCCGCGAGAAGCGGTGAGCGGCTCGACGATGTGGCGGCCGCGGTGAAGTCGGCTGGCGCACAGGCACTGGTCGTCGAAGGCGACCTGGGCCATGCGAAGAGTGCGGACACGGTAATCGAACGCACGCTCGAAGCATTCGGGCGAATCGATGCACTGGTGAATGTCGCAGGTGCCGTTCCCGGCCTGGACGTCTTCGAGATGAAGGACGAGCAGTGGGATGGCGCCATGGCATTGAAATTCCACGGCGCAAGGCGGCTGACGTTGCGCGCATGGGAGGCCCTCAAGGCTGCCGGCGGATCGGTCGTCTTCATCTCCGGCAACGCCGCCGAGACGCCCAAGGCAGGTGCCGCGGCAGTGGGCGCGATCAACGCCGCCATCGAAGCGCTGGCCAAGGCGTTCGCCGATCGGGGGATTGCGGATGGCGTGCAGGTCAACAGCGTGTCGCCCGGCGCGATCATGACCGGCCGCCGCATGGCCATGATCGAGAAGGCGGCCGCTGCACGCAACGTCAGCGTGGACGATGCGAAGAAGCTCTTCCTGGCGCAGGCGGGGATCGCCCGATTCGGCGAGCCGGAAGAGATCGCCGAGCTCATCGCCTTCGTCGTCTCGCCTCCCGCGCGCTGGATGACCGGCACCGTCCTTCGCATGGACGGTGGCGAGGTGAAGTCGATCTAG
- a CDS encoding alpha/beta hydrolase: MANQTTVVLVHGAWADGSSWAQVIESLAHAGIKSIAAPLPLTTLEDDVKSLTRSLARIDGQVLLVAHAYGGAVIGAIESNKVAGLVYIAALAPDEGETVADVFYRAPPHALAPKLAPDADGWIWLPEDAFASAFAQNASVQHLQVLAAVQRPIAPPCITVPVGRPLWKSKSSWYLIAEDDRMIPKDTQVFMANRMGATQRLAAVDHTPSVSAPDEVTVVIVEALRSL, from the coding sequence ATGGCCAATCAAACGACAGTGGTACTGGTGCACGGCGCCTGGGCAGACGGATCGAGTTGGGCCCAGGTGATCGAATCCCTGGCGCATGCGGGAATCAAGTCGATCGCGGCGCCGCTGCCTCTGACCACCCTGGAAGACGATGTGAAATCGCTCACCCGAAGCCTTGCGCGCATCGACGGCCAGGTGCTCCTGGTCGCGCACGCCTACGGCGGCGCAGTGATCGGCGCGATCGAGAGCAACAAGGTCGCGGGGCTGGTCTACATCGCCGCGCTGGCACCCGATGAAGGCGAGACGGTGGCAGACGTCTTCTATCGCGCGCCACCGCATGCCCTCGCGCCCAAGCTCGCACCGGATGCCGACGGATGGATCTGGCTGCCCGAGGATGCCTTCGCCTCGGCGTTTGCGCAGAACGCCTCGGTGCAGCACCTGCAGGTGCTGGCCGCGGTCCAGCGCCCCATCGCCCCGCCCTGCATCACCGTCCCTGTGGGCCGCCCGCTCTGGAAATCGAAGTCAAGCTGGTACCTGATTGCAGAGGACGATCGGATGATTCCGAAAGACACCCAGGTCTTCATGGCCAACCGGATGGGCGCGACCCAACGGCTCGCCGCCGTCGACCACACCCCGAGCGTGTCGGCGCCGGACGAAGTGACCGTCGTGATCGTCGAAGCGCTTCGATCTCTCTAG
- a CDS encoding ABATE domain-containing protein, with product MKEKRPPAMFLADSLALDFLNSVGFPVDAQVEWLESGEDFVNWLQEAGLVSPEELKGVCEGAGPGELDAVAAQARALREWFRGFVQAHKGARLTRNALKDLDPLNRLLARDEEFDQVEVRARDSSGADEPSELTWVRHRRWRSPEALLLPVAKAMAELLATANFLQVKACEGPTCTLMFLDTTRGHIRRWCSMAVCGNRAKQAAHRLRASGDKR from the coding sequence ATGAAGGAGAAGCGGCCTCCGGCCATGTTCCTGGCGGATTCACTGGCACTCGATTTCTTGAACTCCGTCGGCTTTCCCGTGGACGCCCAGGTGGAGTGGCTGGAATCCGGGGAAGACTTCGTGAACTGGCTCCAGGAAGCCGGATTGGTCAGTCCCGAAGAACTGAAGGGCGTGTGCGAAGGTGCCGGCCCGGGTGAGCTGGACGCCGTGGCCGCGCAGGCGCGCGCCTTGCGCGAATGGTTCAGGGGATTCGTGCAGGCCCACAAAGGGGCGCGGCTCACGCGCAACGCCCTGAAGGACCTGGACCCGTTGAACCGGCTGCTGGCCCGGGACGAGGAGTTCGATCAGGTCGAAGTGCGTGCCAGGGACTCGTCCGGCGCGGATGAACCCTCCGAGCTGACCTGGGTGCGCCACCGGCGCTGGCGTTCGCCCGAAGCGCTTCTGTTGCCGGTCGCAAAAGCCATGGCCGAGCTGCTGGCCACCGCGAATTTCCTGCAGGTCAAGGCCTGCGAAGGCCCGACCTGCACGTTGATGTTTCTCGATACGACGCGCGGCCATATCCGCCGGTGGTGCAGCATGGCCGTCTGCGGCAATCGCGCCAAGCAGGCCGCGCATCGTTTGCGGGCGAGCGGCGACAAGAGGTAG
- a CDS encoding electron transfer flavoprotein subunit beta/FixA family protein has product MKVLVPVKRVVDYNVKVRVKSDGTGVDIANVKMSMNPFDEIAVEEAVRLKEKGVVTEVIAVSCGDAKCQETLRTAMAIGADRGILVETTEELQPLAVAKLLKALVDKEQPQLIILGKQAIDDDANQTGQMLAALANLPQATFASKVEVAGDKATVTREVDGGLETISLSLPAVITTDLRLNEPRYVTLPNIMKAKKKQLDVFKPEDLGVDVKPRLKTLKVSEPPKRGAGIKVPDVATLVDKLKNEAKVI; this is encoded by the coding sequence ATGAAGGTTCTTGTACCTGTCAAACGGGTCGTCGATTACAACGTGAAGGTGCGCGTCAAGAGCGACGGCACCGGGGTGGACATTGCCAACGTCAAGATGAGCATGAATCCCTTCGACGAGATCGCTGTCGAAGAAGCTGTGCGTCTGAAAGAGAAGGGCGTTGTCACTGAAGTGATCGCCGTCTCCTGCGGTGATGCGAAATGCCAGGAAACCCTGCGCACCGCCATGGCCATCGGTGCGGACCGCGGTATCCTGGTCGAGACCACCGAAGAGCTGCAGCCGCTGGCTGTCGCCAAGCTGCTGAAGGCGCTGGTCGACAAGGAACAGCCCCAGCTCATCATCCTCGGCAAGCAAGCCATCGATGACGACGCCAATCAAACGGGTCAGATGCTGGCGGCCCTGGCCAACCTGCCCCAGGCCACCTTCGCCTCCAAGGTCGAAGTGGCTGGCGACAAGGCCACGGTCACCCGTGAAGTTGATGGCGGCCTGGAAACCATCTCCCTGAGCCTGCCGGCCGTCATCACGACCGACCTGCGCCTGAACGAGCCGCGCTACGTCACCTTGCCCAACATCATGAAGGCCAAGAAGAAGCAGCTGGATGTCTTCAAGCCCGAGGACCTGGGCGTCGATGTGAAGCCTCGCCTGAAGACCCTGAAGGTCAGCGAGCCGCCCAAGCGCGGCGCAGGCATCAAGGTGCCTGATGTGGCGACGCTGGTGGACAAACTGAAGAACGAAGCGAAGGTGATCTGA